The Gossypium arboreum isolate Shixiya-1 chromosome 2, ASM2569848v2, whole genome shotgun sequence region gatatgatttttcttgtgactgtgatgcaagtagcttaaaagctgtgaatgtagaaacaaataattcaaagttctaaaaatgttaaactaagcttagtaacacctcatactcgactccggcgacggtctcgggtgtgggggcgttacataacTCTCGTGAACTTTTCAGATCTGTTGTCAGGAACAGAAACTACAGACTTCGATACTTGAACAAATAGAAAAATAGCTTCATAAAAATGAACATGTCGAGAAATATAAATACGTCCAGACCGACCAACACAATTATATCCCCTGTGATTTATGGCATAACCTAGAAATGTACAAGGAGCAGACCTGTATTGAAGCTTGTGACGATTATACGATCAAAGAAATGGATAGAAAAGGCATCCGAAGACACGAAGTTGTTGATAATTTAGTTTGCGACCAAAGAGCTGCTCACAAGGAGATATACCATTTAGAGCCTTTGTGGGAAGAACATTCATGATATACATAGCCGTAGCAAATGCATCAGCCCAGTAAGAAATGGGTAAGGAAGCTTGAGCTAACAACACTAGTCCTGTTTCAACAATCTGTTGATGACGATGTTCAACTAGACCATTTTACTCTGAGGTATGCGAGCATAAGACACGATGAACAACTCCACATTGTTTCAGATATACGTCAAACGATCAAAACTCACCACCACCATCAGTTTGAAGCTGTTTGAGTTTAACATCTAACTGAAGCTCAACATGTTACTTGAATGAAAGAAATACAAAAAAAGGCATCAAATTTCTTTTTAAGAAAGTAGATCCATGTGTTCGAGAAAACGAATCAACAAAAGACAAGTAATATTGATAACCAGAAGAGAAGTAAGGAGCTAGCCCCATACATTAGCAACCACAAGTTTTAAAGGGGCAGTATACACAGAATCAAAAGAACTAAAAGGCAATTTATGTCCTTTCCCTAGCTCACAAGTATTACACAACGTGTAGTTTTTATGTATCGAAATTCTAATATTACAAGAATTCAAAATGCTACAAACAACATCACATGATGGATGACCTAATCTCCGATGCCACCTGTTAAACTTAACATTTGACCCCTGCTGTTGAAGAGACTCTGGAAATGGTGTACTTACAGtattaaaagcaaaatatggcTTAATAGTATCAAAGCAATATAGGCCATTCAACTCACTTTAGCAAAGCAACGTCTGATGAGTCTTCAAATCCTTAACATAGCTGCAGTTGGGATAAAATTCAAAGAATACACCATTGTCCTTAGCAAACTTAGAAACAGACAATAAATTTTTCCTAATATCAGGAACATACAACAAATCCTTAAGCAACAACGGACTAGAATCATCAGCCAAAATAGATGAACCACCAACATATGTAATAGGTAGAGAAACTCCATTATTGATAACAACCTTACCTTCTCCATTGTACAAGCGAGCATAAAAAAGTTAACTGAGTCATTCGTCATATGAGCAGTGGCGCCACTGTCTGGATACCACGCCAGATCGACAACTGTAGATGGAATAGCAAGCCCAGAAGATCTAGTCGATTTTATTGCATGGCCACCCATTGAAACAGTCGACTGAGATATGAGCCCCGATCGACGATGCATACAACCTGAACCAGAAACAAAAAACCCATGTAATGTCTGACCAATAACCGTAGGCATGTGAAAGTGAGGACTTTGACCATGCTGAGTTGAATCTATTTCATTAAGTGTGGGTTGAATCTGTTGAAAGGGCCCACATATTGCTGGATCAGGTGCATAATAAGAAGAATGTAACCTATCATCCACACAACACATATATGTTTGAATAAGCTTTCGACCCACACGAGAAGCAGATCTAGCTCAATGCTCAGTATCATCCCTTAAACTGGAGTTTTCTCCTTACCCATCAGACGTCGAATCATATTTGTAAAAGCAACACCGAGCAAGATACCCAAACTTCCCACAAATCTAACACTACGGTCTTGCACCACCACCACGTCGTCCACGATCTTTACAACGGCGAGAACCCTATGATCCTCGTGACGAACGAAACATATCTGGTGGTGGTTGTCTGGCATATGATGGAACATTTTTGAGCCGAAACATCCTTGTTCCCCGCTACAACATTTGCTAAAAACACCACATGTGAAAAATGTCCttgttgtcgagcttcagcatccAGAAGTGTAGTTGTAACACCTTAAAGATCAAATGGCACTTTGCTCATGGTGATAATCGACACCACATGATCAAACTTTGGCAGTAAGCCATTCAAAATAGCAGATTGTTGTTCTTTTATTGTCACACGCTGACCACATCTTGCCAAAAAATCATAAAGATGCTTGATTTTCGCTAAATACGTAGACATGGACAACTTATTTTTCTGAATATTATGCAGCAACGACCGATAGGCATAGCCTTAGTAGTCGAATGAGACCTAAATATAAGCATAAGGGCCTGCACCACAACTCACACGATGAAGTAGAACTCCTGACTAGCTGATTATGCAATGACAGACTAATAGTCGACAGAAGCCACGTCGCAAGTGTTGAATCTTGTTGTTCATAGCGTACGTACAAAGGATTCTCATCAGAAACCCCCTATTCGTTTACAATCATTCTTGGAGGAATAGAAACTGTCCTCTTAAGAAACATTTGCAACCGATGAGTCTTCACAATCAACAGCAAATGCTGTTTCCAAGTCAAGAAATTTCCATCATCAACCAGCACGACAACCTTCTATGAGGCAAGAGCCAAAAATTTATCTATTGCTAACTCcattcctaaaaaaaaaaatttaccctcATACCATATTAGAAACTCATTGAAAACTTCATTACTTTCTCAAAGGTACTGAATACAGTATCAATAATACATTATATAACAGTATTCTTCACAACTGATTTGTAACTAACTATAACAGAGTACTAACTAACTATAACAAAGTACTAACTAATATTGTTACTCTAATAGTCACTAAACCAAATGTTGATGTGGCAATCTTTTGAtttgtataataacaaatttagcctttaacactttacacattttgtcaacttcttcttaatttaaaaaaatcaacaaatttaaccatcaatatttacacattttatcaatttagtctaaattcaaaaaattataattttaaaacttgaaaatatatcaaatttattataaaagacataaaaatataatataatatatataattacataaaAGCTTAAATATGAATTTGGTTGAGGGATTCAAATCAATATTTCTtgaattttaacaattttttttagggattcaacaaattttaactcTCAATTTctcttgaatttttttaataaatatttctttttttttcctttaaactCCACAAGCTAAATGAGccttttgaatttattttttgaaTCAATCACTACCACATCCAACCAGAACCATGATCAAAATGAGGAATTCAAATCAGAAAACTTTTACTTATTGAaacatttctagcttcatttcggTGACAAAGTGCAAGACTCTGAGGGATTCAAATGTTTAAGGCTAAACGGTGCCTCACTGATCATTTTTTCTCATTAAAAGAAACTAAGTTTGAGTGTGTGTGTCtgtaaaacaaaaaacaaaagaaaCCGACTTTAGGTGTGGGTTTAATGGTGAGTGATTGATGACGAACtgatgatagagtttgagtttGGCAAAGTTGAGTATAGTATTTGAGATTGTGAGGTTTGAGTGAGAATATGAGAACAATGGGAGGCTTGAACATGAAAGGATGAACGTTGTTTTACAAAGTTTCTCTCTTTTGTTTGGTTGACCGAAAAATCTAGTAACAAGAAAGGAAGTTTTTAacttttttcttataattttttaatCACAATATTATGCGGTTGCATATCAAATATAGGAGCATTTTGTGAGTTTTTCATGATtttgaattataaataaaaaactttACTTACTTTGATTTTGGGTTTTGATTGATTATTTTTGAATGTTCtatatattttgaatattttatttataaaatttttgaatttttaaaattggactaaattgataaaatatgcaaatattaagggttaaaactgttgaatttttaaaattaggacCAAATGACAATTAAGCCtttatgtaattatatatatttcatatttttatgtctctttaaattaaattatatatttttcaagtttttaaaattataggaattttgaatttggactaaattaaCAAAATGTACAAACATTGAAGGTTAAGTTTGttgaatttttctaaaattaagaCCAACTTGACAAAATGTGTCAAATGTTaaaagctaaatttattattataccaatcaaaagaCCGCCAGATCAACATTTTGCTCAGTGACCAAAGGCATTTTATTGATGGAGTAACTTAAAATGACAATAAATGTAACGAAAGTGACTAAATTAACCAAAAAGTTCTGAGATCAAAAGAAGAACACATTAAAACTTGGATGACTACCTGATCAATTTACCCTTCAAATTTTTAGAATTATtattgaaaaaaattttaaaattaatattttaattataattcaaaGGTTAAATTGATTATTAACCCTTAATATTAACGTGGCACAtcgactaaaatgtaacatttcgaTAATTATGtaacttttaaaagttaaataattgaaatataattttaatccAAGTTTAAGTACAATTGGAGcagtttttctttaaaataatatatagccTTAATTTAAAAGCGGATTACCGACTCAAACACCAGGATCCTTATGGGCATCATAGTAAAATTTACTTATTGATATTTCCTTAAAGCAAAaggcaaaataaaataaaataaaatattaaaaagtagTGTGTTTAATACAGGTACCTTAGTCTATTGCACATCTCAGAATCTAAGTagtatttttaagtttttgacgAAAAGGAAAATAAATCTTCCTCTTGATATTATCAAATATATCCGGTAGAAAGATAATTTACTCAAATGAAAATATAACACCCAACAGAGCCGAAGCCGAATTTACTTAAGATATATTCACTAGCTGCATTTTAGAATGAGACATGACCATGCACACAACAATATGAAACTATACCTGCAAAAAGCTGGCGTATTTGGCCCCGAGGAAAAGCCTCTGGATGCAGAGTAAGGCATTCCTGGTAACCTCCGCACTCTCGTGGTTCATCAACTTCATCACCCGTTCCTTGGCCTTGAGGTCGTTCACTATCACCCTACCAGCAGGATGGTGCTGAATAAACTGTGAAATATCAAAGCAAGCAACAGCCAGAGGTCTTGGATCGTTGGACGAGTCCACAATTGTAATGAGGACCCTTAGAATCTGGAAAAGTAGTGATAACTAATTACCATACAGATTTTCTACTTAGATTATTCAAAACACCGTTGTTAGTATGCTTATTTTAAATGGTTCTGTGCAGACATGTTCAAATTGCGATCATAATAATTTGTTGCATGGAAAAACTTAGCAAGAATCAATGAGCCATATATCTTGCTGGAGATTTTAGCTTTTTGCAAATTTGACTTAAGGAAGTTAACCCATAAACTAATAAATAGCATGAGGACTTGGAAGCCATGAGAAAGGAAAATGAGAGGAAGAAAAACATATACCTGGAAATCATTCTCCTCAAAGCATGTAATATTATCACGCCAAAACAATGGATCTTTATGCATGGGTGACCAATCAAGATGACCAAGAAGAACTTCCTGCTTGTATTTGTCGAAGGAACTCAATTTCTTAATGTTATCTTTCAGCCCATCTTCAAGTTGATTGAGAGCCTCCAACAGATCCTATGGTATACCCAAATCAATTCAATAAGAAAGCATCAATATGTAAACAGAACATATAATTCAGCATAGCTGAACTGAAACTGAATGTTAAATTCAAATAAGTTTAACACAAGAATTACATAGCCAAGTAACCGttaaacctttcattttcttacCTCATCACTCCATGCTTGTGCTTTCAAACTCTGAATAATTTGTGGCAATCCAAGGTCAACCATCTGAGCACCACATGTGCCTTTGGACAACAAGTTCCTAAAGGTCAATACAACAACCCTGACAACCTGGCAGCCATTGTTGAAGTCCAGATATATAATTTTGTAGAAATCAAACATGTAtgtttcaaatgattaaatcaacatGACCAATCAACAACATTGAGATAGATTAATCAGCATGGACGTG contains the following coding sequences:
- the LOC108459663 gene encoding uncharacterized protein LOC108459663 isoform X2 — protein: MCCVDDRLHSSYYAPDPAICGPFQQIQPTLNEIDSTQHGQSPHFHMPTVIGQTLHGFFVSGSGCMHRRSGLISQSTVSMGGHAIKSTRSSGLAIPSTVVDLAWYPDSGATAHMTNDSVNFFMLACTMEKLC
- the LOC108459663 gene encoding uncharacterized protein LOC108459663 isoform X1, with product MFHHMPDNHHQICFVRHEDHRVLAVVKIVDDVVVVQDRSVRFVGSLGILLGVAFTNMIRRLMGCMHRRSGLISQSTVSMGGHAIKSTRSSGLAIPSTVVDLAWYPDSGATAHMTNDSVNFFMLACTMEKVRLLSIMEFLYLLHMLVVHLFWLMILVRCCLRICCMFLILGKIYCLFLSLLRTMVYSLNFIPTAAMLRI